The proteins below are encoded in one region of Corvus hawaiiensis isolate bCorHaw1 chromosome 3, bCorHaw1.pri.cur, whole genome shotgun sequence:
- the LOC125323509 gene encoding uncharacterized protein LOC125323509 isoform X1 → MKKKGMETQKDEHPSVEKPVKKRSDGSKKPQATLPSSKRVKSTSDGRLLRRPKAQVTLPPAVEETESLQKLYNLLEAKEFKTRMEGVALLLDLCKSSPQLVSTNTVQIFDYFVPRLGDTHKKVKQKALDVLAEIVGILKDGLNPVIICLVEGITNNLNSKDPGVYAAAVKALEESMAHLGKAEPWHGLSSSVSLPLRVKRTLSALTAVVVCGNLQLTSTRSCAGAVLTHQSPSRLECASAFPKSPRSPWLCAACLKRKCWTTALLEFRAKGIFGVCLGPS, encoded by the exons atgaagaagaaa GGGATGGAAACGCAGAAGGATGAACACCCATCTGTCgagaagcctgtgaagaagaggagcgatggctcgaagaagccccaggccacattgccttctagtaaacg GGTGAAGTCTACCTCTGATGGACGCCTCCTACGCCGCCCAAAAGCCCAGGTCACGTTACCTCCGGCTGTGGAAGAAACGGAGTCGCTCCAGAAGCTGTACaatctcctggaagccaaggagtttaagacacggatggaaggagtggcactcctcctagacctgtgcaaaagcagcccccagctcgtcTCCACTAACACTGTCCAA atttttgattattttgtcccGAGACTTGGTGATACgcacaagaaagtgaagcagaaggcgCTGGACGTGCTGGCTGAAATCGTAGGCATCCTGAAAGATGGCTTAAACCCGGTGATCATCTGTCTGGttgaaggaataacaaacaaCCTAAACTCAAAGGACCCCGGGGTTTATGCCGCAGCTGTGAAAGCGCTGGAAGAATCCATGGCTCACTTAGgtaaggctgagccctggcatggactctcctcaagtgtgtctctgcctctgcgagtcaagagaacgctgagtgccttgacagctgttgttgtctgtggaaacctccagctgacatccaccagaagctgtgcaggtgcagtccTTACGCACCAGTCCCCCAGCAGGCTTGAATGTGCatcagcatttcccaaaagtcccaggagcccttggctctgtgctgcttgtctgaagaggaagtgctggactacagctttgctggaattcagggccaaagggatttttggagtttgCCTGGGCCCCAGTTGA